The proteins below come from a single Methanomassiliicoccales archaeon genomic window:
- a CDS encoding YHS domain-containing protein, producing the protein MTAIDPICKMEVNEKTAKWKSNYKGKGYYFCAPGCKKRFDSDPDKYSKG; encoded by the coding sequence ATGACCGCAATAGACCCGATATGCAAGATGGAAGTGAATGAGAAGACCGCCAAATGGAAATCGAACTACAAGGGCAAGGGCTACTACTTCTGCGCCCCCGGCTGCAAGAAGAGGTTCGACTCCGACCCGGATAAGTATTCGAAGGGCTGA